GAGCTCGGCCGCCGACAACCGTGACCCCAACCGACACGTTGCCCCGCGGCAGCGCGGTTCGACTTGTGATTCTCGACTGCGACGGTGTCCTGTTCGACTCGTTCGAAGCAAACGTCGCGTTCTACGATTCCGTCCTGAAGGATCTCGGCCACCGCCCGCTCGTCGGCATGGCCCGCGATCTGTGTCAGCGCATGTCGGGTCCGCAGCTCTGGGCGCACCTTTTCTCCGACGATGATGCCATGCTCGCACGCGCCAAAGCGGCGGCCTCGCACGCGGATTACTCGCCTTTCTATGAACTGATGCGTCCTACGCCCGCGCTCGACGGCACGTTGGCTCGTCTGGCGCGTCATTGTCGCGTGGCGATGGCGACGAACCGGGGGCGTACCGTCGGAGAGGTCGTGCGTCGCTTCGGTCTCGATCGCTTTCTGTCGGCCTGGCTCGGCATCCTCGACGTACCGCGCGCGAAGCCGGCCCCCGATCTTCTCTT
Above is a genomic segment from Deltaproteobacteria bacterium containing:
- a CDS encoding HAD family hydrolase; its protein translation is MEAHRRARPPTTVTPTDTLPRGSAVRLVILDCDGVLFDSFEANVAFYDSVLKDLGHRPLVGMARDLCQRMSGPQLWAHLFSDDDAMLARAKAAASHADYSPFYELMRPTPALDGTLARLARHCRVAMATNRGRTVGEVVRRFGLDRFLSAWLGILDVPRAKPAPDLLLANLDRAQVPASAAVYVGDTSIDRDAAAAAGVPYVGVGSCSGTARAIAELRELPDLLAIP